In Pseudobdellovibrionaceae bacterium, the following proteins share a genomic window:
- a CDS encoding efflux RND transporter permease subunit, translating into MKQDQYGMAGKLAGLFVHSKLTPVLAVVSLLLGIMAVWLTPKEEEPQISVPMIDIRTGAPGFEAVEVERKVTEPIERAVWGLDGVEYVYSSSQPHGSLVTVRFKVGEPMEPSLVKIHHKLMSIRGELPQTITPFDVKSYSIDDVPFLVLTFTSADRDDYSLRSMVAPLARELSSTPDLSRVELLGGRKRAVRVIADQARLASRGVSMMDLARALQANDAYAPAGKNWGDSEVYDVEVGGRLTTAEEVGHVAIGQRGGSVVRIKDVARVEDGPEERTRQSVLLSKDVPQGHTAVSISFAKRKGTNVVTLAKDLVNRAQIFSQGLPKDIAMAQVRNYGVTAADKSHELIEHLLIATISVALLIALFMGLRASLVVVIAIPVTLALTLAIYYFMGYTLNRVTLFALIFSIGILVDDAIVVVENIERHLKSEKGIGIVRATMRAVSEVGNPTVLATFTVIAAILPMAFVRGLMGPYMAPIPVGASLAMILSLFVAFIVTPWASVRLLKHEEHKEGEGDAGEGHKESRLDQVYRKMMNGLLGGRLKALGFGAFITVLFMAAASTVYFKAVKVKMLPFDNKSEFQVLLDYPATTSLEDSVKLSRELGASMLQHEDVLKVQVFAGEAAPYSFSGMVKHTFLRRADYLNDLQIVLTDKGDRKKSSHDIIAELRPVVAEFAKKHNVMSKVLEIPPGPPVLATMVAEIYGPSAEERKRVAEKVHEVFAGESSVVDLDYSWREGRPRQVYSFDFEKAGWMGIQAQSLMAAGHTLFSERPLFLLDSVDSPEDVSIDLSMEQGVRSGTRPFKGQTAPSFEAGVVDLERVIKDPVLKSSQVLHRKNLKPVNYVLSELSGAEEAPVYGMIKIQPQIPFPMQTADVPWNTSEAVVKWDGEWFITYEVFRDLGGAFAVVMILIYVLVLGWFRSFSVPMVIMAPIPISLIGILPGHWITGAYFTATSMIGFIAGAGIIVRNSIILVDFIEHQIRQGLALKGAVLTAGILRFRPMLLTAAAVVVGSAVMLTDPIFQGLAVSLIFGEVAATILSRFAVPVLYYYFIGHSRVRMIQEEVQLGQANASFNNELPSGALAKNNYQEVSHVH; encoded by the coding sequence ATGAAACAAGATCAATACGGTATGGCAGGAAAATTAGCAGGATTGTTTGTTCATTCCAAACTCACCCCGGTTTTGGCAGTTGTGAGTTTACTTTTGGGAATTATGGCCGTGTGGCTGACTCCTAAGGAGGAAGAGCCACAAATTTCAGTTCCGATGATTGACATTCGCACCGGAGCACCGGGTTTTGAGGCGGTTGAAGTTGAGCGCAAGGTAACCGAGCCCATCGAGCGAGCGGTCTGGGGTCTTGACGGAGTGGAGTACGTCTACTCTTCGAGCCAGCCGCACGGTAGTCTGGTCACGGTGCGATTTAAAGTGGGCGAGCCCATGGAACCAAGCTTGGTGAAGATTCACCATAAACTTATGTCTATCAGAGGAGAGTTGCCTCAGACCATTACCCCCTTTGATGTGAAATCCTATTCTATTGATGATGTTCCCTTCTTGGTCCTGACATTCACCTCGGCTGACAGGGACGATTACAGTTTGAGATCCATGGTCGCACCTCTGGCTCGTGAATTGTCTTCGACACCTGATTTGAGCCGAGTGGAACTTCTTGGCGGTCGAAAGCGGGCCGTTCGGGTGATTGCCGATCAGGCAAGGCTTGCATCCCGGGGAGTTTCTATGATGGATCTCGCCCGTGCCCTCCAGGCCAACGACGCCTATGCCCCCGCGGGAAAGAATTGGGGCGACAGTGAAGTTTATGACGTCGAAGTCGGAGGTCGCCTGACCACTGCGGAAGAAGTCGGTCATGTGGCCATTGGTCAGCGAGGTGGATCGGTCGTCCGAATTAAAGACGTGGCTCGGGTGGAAGACGGGCCGGAGGAGCGCACTCGCCAGTCGGTGCTGCTGAGCAAAGATGTTCCCCAGGGGCATACGGCAGTGTCAATCTCATTTGCCAAGCGCAAGGGCACTAACGTTGTGACTTTGGCCAAGGATTTAGTTAATCGAGCTCAGATCTTTTCCCAAGGGCTGCCTAAAGATATCGCCATGGCCCAGGTGAGAAATTATGGAGTGACGGCAGCCGACAAGTCCCACGAGTTGATTGAACACCTGCTGATTGCCACCATTTCCGTGGCACTGTTGATTGCTCTCTTCATGGGTCTGCGCGCTTCCTTGGTGGTGGTCATTGCCATTCCAGTGACACTGGCTCTGACTTTAGCGATCTATTACTTCATGGGTTACACACTTAATCGCGTAACCTTGTTTGCCTTGATCTTTTCAATCGGTATTTTGGTTGATGATGCCATTGTGGTGGTGGAGAACATTGAACGGCACTTAAAATCTGAAAAAGGTATTGGCATTGTCCGAGCGACCATGAGGGCGGTGTCCGAAGTGGGGAATCCCACCGTCCTTGCCACCTTTACCGTGATCGCCGCCATTTTGCCCATGGCCTTTGTCCGCGGGTTGATGGGTCCCTACATGGCGCCGATCCCCGTGGGCGCAAGTCTCGCCATGATTCTATCATTGTTTGTGGCCTTTATTGTTACTCCTTGGGCTTCAGTACGTCTGCTCAAACACGAGGAACATAAGGAGGGTGAAGGTGACGCTGGCGAGGGGCACAAAGAGAGTCGCTTGGATCAGGTCTATCGTAAGATGATGAATGGGCTTTTGGGTGGAAGATTGAAGGCTCTCGGCTTTGGCGCCTTTATCACTGTGCTTTTTATGGCTGCTGCCTCAACGGTTTACTTTAAAGCTGTCAAAGTCAAAATGCTTCCATTTGATAACAAGAGTGAATTTCAGGTTCTGCTCGACTATCCGGCAACCACGAGCCTTGAGGACTCAGTAAAGCTCTCCCGCGAGTTGGGTGCATCAATGCTCCAGCACGAGGACGTCCTCAAGGTACAGGTCTTTGCGGGCGAGGCAGCACCTTATTCCTTTTCTGGAATGGTGAAGCATACGTTTTTACGTCGGGCTGATTATCTGAATGATCTGCAAATCGTCTTAACCGACAAGGGCGATCGGAAAAAATCCAGTCATGACATCATTGCTGAACTGCGACCGGTGGTTGCCGAGTTTGCCAAAAAACACAATGTCATGAGCAAAGTGTTGGAGATCCCTCCCGGACCTCCTGTTCTTGCCACTATGGTGGCTGAGATCTATGGTCCGTCGGCTGAAGAGAGGAAGCGTGTGGCTGAAAAGGTTCACGAGGTTTTTGCCGGCGAATCCAGTGTCGTGGATCTCGATTACTCCTGGCGCGAGGGGCGTCCCCGCCAAGTCTACTCATTTGATTTTGAAAAAGCCGGGTGGATGGGAATACAAGCTCAGTCCTTAATGGCAGCCGGCCACACATTGTTTTCAGAACGGCCTTTGTTTTTGTTGGACAGTGTCGACAGTCCAGAAGACGTATCCATTGATTTGAGCATGGAGCAGGGGGTGCGTTCGGGAACACGACCCTTTAAAGGGCAAACCGCACCTAGCTTTGAAGCTGGGGTGGTGGATCTGGAAAGGGTGATCAAAGATCCCGTGCTGAAGTCCTCTCAGGTTCTGCACCGGAAAAACCTAAAGCCCGTGAACTACGTGTTGAGTGAATTATCGGGAGCTGAAGAAGCACCGGTCTATGGGATGATCAAGATTCAGCCCCAGATTCCCTTCCCCATGCAGACGGCTGATGTTCCGTGGAACACTTCAGAGGCAGTGGTTAAGTGGGATGGAGAGTGGTTTATCACCTACGAGGTCTTTCGCGATTTGGGTGGGGCCTTTGCGGTAGTGATGATCCTCATTTATGTTTTGGTGCTCGGCTGGTTTAGAAGCTTTTCCGTGCCCATGGTGATTATGGCGCCCATTCCCATTAGCTTGATTGGTATTTTGCCGGGTCACTGGATAACCGGAGCCTATTTTACAGCCACCTCCATGATTGGCTTTATTGCCGGGGCCGGAATTATTGTACGTAACTCGATTATTCTAGTTGATTTTATCGAACACCAGATCAGGCAGGGGCTGGCGCTCAAGGGGGCGGTATTGACGGCAGGTATTCTGCGCTTTCGACCGATGCTTTTAACGGCAGCAGCGGTGGTGGTTGGTAGTGCCGTGATGCTGACCGATCCCATTTTTCAGGGCTTAGCGGTGAGTTTGATATTTGGTGAAGTGGCGGCCACTATTCTCAGCCGCTTTGCGGTTCCAGTCTTGTATTACTACTTTATCGGGCACTCTCGTGTCCGCATGATCCAGGAGGAAGTTCAATTGGGCCAGGCCAATGCCAGCTTTAACAATGAGCTTCCATCTGGGGCACTTGCAAAAAATAATTATCAGGAGGTTTCTCATGTCCATTGA
- a CDS encoding DUF2892 domain-containing protein, translating to MSIERKIRVLAGTMILVSLTLSQVHSVYWLFLTGFVGLNLLQSAFTGFCPAEKILAKL from the coding sequence ATGTCCATTGAAAGAAAAATTAGGGTGCTGGCCGGAACGATGATCCTGGTCAGTTTGACCCTGAGTCAGGTGCATTCCGTCTATTGGTTGTTTCTCACCGGATTTGTAGGTCTCAACCTACTGCAAAGTGCTTTCACCGGCTTTTGCCCAGCGGAAAAGATCCTGGCCAAACTGTAA
- a CDS encoding TIGR02147 family protein codes for MIDHPSIRILNQVLADRKAKNPAYSLRALARDLGIGATSLSDALNGKRQLSKTSLRRMAEKLELSPLERDQIFSHSQLSKLQFEEVERLELKEDTFRLIADWYYLAIMNLGKMKNCRADAKWLANRLGISQVEAHTALDRLLRLNLVETRRGRLVRTARPLATSRDIPSEAVRRHHRGNLQLAEKALDETPVELREFSSTTVATNPKNLKKAKDYLMKAKHRVAAILESGEPTEVYTLSFQLFPLTEVKGENQ; via the coding sequence TTGATTGATCATCCGTCTATTCGCATTCTCAATCAGGTCTTGGCCGACAGAAAAGCCAAGAACCCCGCCTATTCCTTAAGGGCTTTGGCTCGTGATTTGGGCATTGGTGCCACTTCTTTGTCGGACGCTCTTAATGGCAAACGGCAACTGTCGAAAACTAGTTTGCGCCGAATGGCTGAAAAACTAGAGCTGTCACCTCTGGAAAGAGATCAAATCTTTTCTCATAGCCAACTCTCCAAGCTGCAGTTTGAAGAAGTGGAGAGACTTGAACTTAAGGAAGACACCTTCCGCTTGATTGCCGATTGGTATTACCTGGCGATTATGAATCTCGGTAAAATGAAAAACTGTCGCGCTGATGCTAAGTGGTTAGCAAATCGATTGGGCATTTCCCAGGTTGAAGCCCACACGGCCCTAGATCGACTGTTGAGACTGAATTTGGTTGAAACAAGGCGGGGGCGATTGGTCCGCACAGCGCGCCCTCTGGCCACGTCCAGGGACATTCCCTCTGAGGCTGTTCGCCGTCACCACAGGGGGAATCTGCAATTGGCAGAAAAGGCCTTGGATGAAACTCCTGTTGAACTGAGGGAGTTCAGTTCCACCACGGTGGCGACAAATCCCAAGAATTTGAAAAAAGCAAAAGACTATTTAATGAAGGCAAAACATCGGGTTGCAGCCATTTTGGAATCCGGTGAACCGACAGAAGTTTACACTCTCAGTTTTCAGTTATTCCCATTAACTGAGGTGAAAGGGGAGAATCAATGA
- a CDS encoding amidohydrolase family protein translates to MKDFLDRYLTNKPIRNLLSAALLLFVSVSLGCSLLYKKLGGNFAGPAEKMSEELSAGALKLIADAYEGIDGQSLSDFHTHVVGLGKGNTGVFVHPGFLSWSSPRRHIQFNVYKSASGIKDDDYADFQYLERLGQLIENKGGPSGKHYILAFDKHYRKDGTVDLDATEFYIPNSYVFNTAQAHPDYYVPVMSVHPYKKDAIGELIHWASQGVRFMKWLPNAMGMDPSDPDLEPFYLKMKELGVTLITHAGHEAAVEADEHQKLGNPLLLRLPLDLGVRVIVAHCAGWKSNEDLDDPERPQVSNFKLFSRMMENPKYNGLLFGEISTITQFNRMDEALKGLLEKPEWHGRLVNGSDYPLPAINFLIHLKKLVKGGYINSEEADLLREIYSYNPLTFDFVLKRTIRHPETGVRFAETVFEGL, encoded by the coding sequence ATGAAAGACTTCCTTGATCGCTACCTGACGAATAAACCAATTCGTAATCTCTTATCTGCAGCTCTTCTGCTATTTGTTTCTGTTTCATTAGGCTGTAGCCTCCTTTACAAGAAACTTGGTGGCAATTTCGCCGGGCCGGCAGAAAAGATGTCAGAGGAACTGAGTGCTGGGGCTCTAAAACTCATCGCTGATGCCTACGAGGGGATTGACGGCCAGAGTTTAAGTGACTTTCACACCCATGTCGTCGGCCTGGGAAAAGGCAACACGGGAGTGTTTGTTCACCCGGGTTTTCTCAGTTGGTCCAGTCCCCGACGTCATATCCAATTCAATGTCTATAAATCAGCCTCGGGAATAAAAGACGATGATTACGCCGACTTTCAGTATTTGGAACGTTTAGGTCAACTCATCGAGAACAAAGGTGGCCCCTCAGGAAAGCACTACATCCTGGCATTCGACAAACACTACCGTAAGGATGGTACAGTCGATCTGGACGCCACAGAATTTTACATTCCCAATAGCTACGTGTTCAATACCGCCCAGGCCCATCCTGACTACTATGTTCCTGTCATGTCTGTTCACCCTTACAAGAAAGACGCGATCGGAGAGCTCATCCACTGGGCCAGCCAGGGCGTCAGGTTTATGAAGTGGCTCCCCAACGCCATGGGGATGGACCCGAGTGATCCGGACCTGGAACCCTTTTATCTTAAAATGAAAGAACTCGGCGTTACCCTCATCACCCACGCCGGACATGAGGCCGCCGTCGAGGCCGATGAGCACCAGAAGCTCGGAAACCCATTGCTTCTGCGCCTTCCACTTGATTTGGGTGTGCGGGTGATTGTTGCCCATTGCGCGGGCTGGAAAAGCAACGAGGACCTGGACGACCCCGAGAGACCTCAGGTTTCCAATTTCAAACTTTTCAGCCGTATGATGGAAAATCCCAAGTACAATGGCCTATTGTTTGGTGAAATCTCAACTATCACTCAATTCAATCGTATGGATGAGGCCCTTAAAGGTCTTTTAGAAAAACCCGAGTGGCACGGACGCCTGGTCAACGGATCGGATTATCCGCTGCCGGCGATTAACTTTTTGATCCACCTGAAAAAACTAGTTAAGGGCGGCTACATCAACAGTGAAGAAGCCGATCTGCTCCGCGAAATCTACAGCTACAATCCTCTCACTTTTGATTTTGTGCTCAAGCGCACCATCCGCCATCCGGAGACCGGAGTCCGCTTTGCGGAGACGGTGTTTGAGGGGTTGTGA
- a CDS encoding SDR family oxidoreductase: protein MSATQGRFLDQFTLITGGTKGLGFATAQYFAEEGSNLLLSYRSDEKAADEAKSKILAMGVDCHLIQVDLCETEGGTYLGEQVKTLVPHLNYVVWNAAASAFKPLLEMKHHHFAKTFHLSIWNLLSTLQTLKGFLAPRGAVVTVSGMDTLHVVPQHGMLAAAKGALEVMTTYLAHELGPQKIRVNGVNPGFLETESTQKFLGPFFPKVSEAHSRATVFNRPADFREVAQVIGFLCSPESNWVAGQTITVDGGFNDALTLPGFGLPER from the coding sequence ATGAGTGCAACACAAGGTCGGTTTCTGGACCAGTTTACATTAATTACCGGAGGCACCAAGGGACTTGGCTTTGCCACTGCCCAGTATTTTGCCGAAGAAGGATCTAACCTTCTCCTCAGTTATCGATCTGACGAAAAGGCTGCTGACGAAGCAAAAAGCAAAATTTTGGCCATGGGGGTTGATTGTCATTTGATCCAAGTGGATCTGTGCGAAACCGAAGGTGGCACTTATCTGGGTGAACAAGTGAAAACCTTGGTCCCTCATTTAAATTATGTGGTGTGGAATGCGGCCGCGTCGGCATTTAAACCTCTTTTGGAAATGAAACATCACCACTTTGCCAAGACCTTTCATCTGTCCATTTGGAATCTCCTCAGCACACTGCAAACACTCAAAGGGTTTCTGGCTCCCAGAGGGGCTGTGGTCACCGTCAGTGGCATGGACACCCTTCACGTCGTTCCTCAGCACGGAATGTTGGCGGCCGCCAAAGGAGCGCTTGAGGTGATGACCACTTATCTGGCTCACGAGTTGGGTCCACAAAAGATTCGCGTGAACGGAGTAAATCCTGGTTTTCTGGAGACTGAATCTACGCAGAAGTTCTTAGGCCCCTTTTTCCCCAAAGTTTCAGAGGCTCATTCGCGGGCCACGGTTTTTAACCGCCCGGCGGATTTCCGTGAGGTGGCTCAAGTGATTGGATTTTTATGTTCCCCTGAATCCAACTGGGTGGCGGGTCAAACCATCACTGTGGATGGTGGGTTCAACGATGCCTTAACGCTACCGGGGTTTGGATTACCTGAGAGATGA